CTGTTGCGCAGTGTCCCTCCCCCTGGAGAGGGTCTGTGGTCAGCCCCGGTGGGTCACCCGAGGGCTGCGACGGCGGCCACGACATCGACCAGGCCGTAGCCCTTGTCGTACGACGTGGTGCCGAGCGGGCCGGCCTCGTAGGCCGCGCCGTCGGCGTACTTGTGCGCCGAGACCTTCAGCGCCTGCTCGATCTCGGCCGGCGTCGCGGACGGGTCGGCCTGGAACAGCTGGGCGACGATGCCCGCGATGTGCGGGGCTGCCATCGAGGTGCCGCTGATGGTGTTGAACGTGCCGAGGTCGAGCGCGCCCGGACCGTTGCGGAAGTCGAGGCCGGTCGAGCAGATGGCGAGGTAGAGCCGGCACGAGGAGGTGATGTTCTCCCCCGGCGCCGAGATGTCCGGCCAGGTGGAGGCGTCGGACGACAGGCCGCGCGAGCTGTACTCGGAGACGACGCCCTCGCGGGTGCCGGTGTCCTGGTCGTAGTAGGAGGCGACCGAGAGGATGCCGCCGGTCGGGTCCTGGCCGGGCGGGTTGGTCAGGCTGGTCGAGCCGTCGCCGCCGTCGTTGCCTGCCGCCCAGACGGTCACGACGCCCTCGGCCGCCAGCGCACGCTGGAGCTTCACGGTCGCGGACTCCGGGTCGAACTCCCCGCCGCCGGTGGGGCCGTACGAGTTGTTGGTGACCTTGATGGGCGGGCAGGTCGTCGCGGGGACGCCGGCGCCGCACGGCGCCTCGTGGTTCTCCAGGACCCAGTTGAGGGCGGAGTCGGCGCCGAGGATGACGATGCCCGCGCCGGTGGAGACGGACACCAGCTTGGCGCCGGGTGCGGCGCCCTGGAGCTTGCCGCCGTCGGTCAGCGTGGTCGGCCGGCCGGCGACGATGCCGCTGACGTGGGTGCCGTGGCCGCCGACGGAGAGGGTGTCGGTGTCGATGACGTTGGGGAGCCG
This sequence is a window from Nocardioides sp. S5. Protein-coding genes within it:
- a CDS encoding S8 family serine peptidase, coding for MRHKPLLACAASVLAASATFAVGGTASAADPAGATTTPANVSDFLARQLTTLSGRTTVMVHGTSLTAARDAVVAAGMAKKGEFASIGVVIANATKSQVQAVRSAPGVTYVEGGAQPIEFFQETSNTATRGAEAATTLTGADGTALTGRGVSVAVIDSGVDPTHPYFREADGSSAVVANLKALCEPLTETCSVQRLPNVIDTDTLSVGGHGTHVSGIVAGRPTTLTDGGKLQGAAPGAKLVSVSTGAGIVILGADSALNWVLENHEAPCGAGVPATTCPPIKVTNNSYGPTGGGEFDPESATVKLQRALAAEGVVTVWAAGNDGGDGSTSLTNPPGQDPTGGILSVASYYDQDTGTREGVVSEYSSRGLSSDASTWPDISAPGENITSSCRLYLAICSTGLDFRNGPGALDLGTFNTISGTSMAAPHIAGIVAQLFQADPSATPAEIEQALKVSAHKYADGAAYEAGPLGTTSYDKGYGLVDVVAAVAALG